One Phaseolus vulgaris cultivar G19833 chromosome 2, P. vulgaris v2.0, whole genome shotgun sequence DNA window includes the following coding sequences:
- the LOC137811698 gene encoding copper-transporting ATPase RAN1-like, whose amino-acid sequence MAPTTGDLQLTSPGAGEHSDDLEDVRLLDSYDTHYIHHDETKRIQVRITGMTCAACSNSVETALRSVDGVTHASVALLQNKADVIFNPSLVKDDDIKNAIEDAGFEAEILRESGPADRGGGAAVVGQFTIGGMTCAACVNSVEGILKRLNGVKIAVVALATSLGEVEYDPNVISKDDIVAAIEDAGFEGSFVQSNGQGQVVLGVGGVYSLGDAKVLEGMLSGLKGVRQFRFDPVLNELDVVYDLEVISSRSLVDGIHLGSNGKFRLHVRNPYARMASKDGSETSNMFRLFSFSLFLSIPLFFIGVICPHIPLVYSLLLWRCGPFLMGDWLKWALASVIQFVIGKRFYIAAGRALRNGSTNMDVLVALGTTASYVYSVCALLYGALTGFWSPTYFETSAMLITFVLFGKYLECLAKGKTSDAIKKLVELTPATAILVVKDKGGKTVEEREIDSLLVQPGDTLKVLPGTKIPADGIVTWGSSYVNESMVTGESTPLSKEVNASVIGGTINLHGALHIQATKVGSDTILSQIISLVETAQMSKAPIQKFADYVASIFVPTVVILSLLTLLCWYIAGALGVYPEKWLPENGNHFVFALMFSISVVVIACPCALGLATPTAVMVATGVGANNGVLIKGGDSLERAQMVKYVIFDKTGTLTQGKSKVTAAKVFTGMDRGEFLTLVASAEASSEHPLGKAILQYARHFHFFDESSPTCGTKNGAEEFKTGWLYDVSDFSALPGRGIQCFIDGKRILVGNRKLLEENGIEISTEVENFVVELEESAKTGILVAYDDVLTGALGIADPLKREAAVVIDGLRKMGVIPVMVTGDNWRTARAVAKEVGIEDVRAEVMPAGKAEVVRSFQKDGSMVAMVGDGINDSPALAAADVGMAIGAGTDVAIEAANYVLMRDNLEDVITAIDLSKKTFFRIRLNYVFAMAYNVVAIPVAAGVFFPSLRIQLPPWVAGACMAMSSVSVVCSSLLLRRYKKPKLTTILEIVVK is encoded by the exons ATGGCGCCCACCACCGGAGACCTTCAACTAACTTCTCCCGGCGCCGGCGAACATTCCGACGACCTCGAAGATGTTCGCCTCCTCGATTCCTACGACACACACTACATCCACCACGATGAAACCAAGCGGATTCAGGTCAGAATCACCGGCATGACCTGCGCCGCGTGTTCCAACTCCGTCGAAACCGCTCTCAGGTCCGTTGACGGCGTCACCCACGCTTCCGTCGCTCTTCTTCAAAACAAAGCTGACGTCATTTTCAATCCGAGCCTCGTCAAG GATGACGACATTAAGAATGCGATTGAAGACGCAGGTTTTGAGGCGGAGATCTTGCGGGAGTCCGGTCCGGCGGACCGCGGCGGCGGAGCCGCCGTGGTGGGGCAGTTCACGATCGGCGGGATGACGTGTGCGGCGTGTGTGAATTCCGTTGAGGGCATTTTAAAGAGGCTTAATGGAGTGAAAATAGCGGTGGTGGCTTTGGCTACTTCATTGGGTGAGGTTGAGTATGATCCCAATGTGATTAGCAAAGATGATATTGTGGCGGCCATTGAAGACGCTGGTTTCGAGGGTTCGTTTGTGCAGAGTAATGGGCAGGGCCAGGTTGTGCTGGGGGTTGGTGGTGTGTACTCTCTGGGTGATGCAAAGGTTTTGGAAGGGATGCTCAGTGGCCTCAAGGGGGTGAGGCAGTTTCGGTTTGACCCGGTGTTGAACGAGCTGGATGTGGTGTATGACCTTGAAGTTATTAGTTCGAGGTCATTGGTTGATGGAATCCATCTGGGAAGTAATGGCAAGTTTAGATTGCATGTTAGGAATCCATACGCTAGAATGGCTTCCAAAGATGGTTCGGAAACCTCAAATATGTTTCGGCTTTTTAGTTTCAGCCTGTTTCTCAGT ATTCCTCTATTCTTCATTGGGGTAATCTGTCCTCATATTCCGCTGGTCTACTCCTTGTTACTTTGGAGATGTGGCCCCTTTCTCATGGGTGATTGGTTGAAGTGGGCATTGGCAAGTGTCATTCAATTTGTGATTGGGAAACGCTTCTATATAGCGGCCGGAAGAGCTCTAAGAAATGGTTCAACAAACATGGATGTCCTGGTTGCTTTGGGAACTACAGCCTCTTATGTTTATTCCGTTTGTGCTCTTCTTTACGGGGCCCTTACAGGATTTTGGTCTCCAACATACTTTGAAACAAGTGCTATGCTTATAACATTTGTATTGTTTGGCAAGTATTTGGAGTGCCTTGCCAAGGGAAAGACATCTGATGCTATTAAGAAGCTAGTGGAACTTACTCCAGCAACAGCTATATTGGTTGTCAAAGATAAAG GTGGTAAAACTGTTGAAGAAAGGGAAATAGATTCCTTACTCGTTCAACCTGGTGACACATTAAAAGTTCTTCCTGGTACAAAAATTCCTGCTGATGGTATTGTTACTTGGGGCTCAAGTTATGTAAATGAGAGTATGGTGACTGGTGAATCGACACCTCTTTCGAAGGAGGTCAATGCATCTGTTATTGGAGGTACAATTAATTTGCACGGTGCCCTTCATATTCAAGCAACCAAAGTAGGGTCTGATACAATTTTGAGTCAGATAATTAGTTTGGTGGAGACAGCCCAgatgtccaaagctcccattcAAAAGTTTGCTGATTAT GTAGCAAGCATATTTGTTCCTACGGTTGTGATTTTGTCATTATTGACACTACTGTGCTG GTATATAGCTGGGGCTCTTGGAGTATACCCAGAAAAATGGCTGCCAGAAAATGGAAATCACTTTGTTTTTGCCCTTATGTTTTCAATATCTGTTGTGGTGATTGCATGTCCATGTGCACTTGGTTTGGCAACACCAACTGCTGTCATGGTTGCAACAGGGGTTGGGGCAAACAATGGCGTGTTAATTAAAGGAGGAGACTCCTTGGAAAGGGCTCAGATGGTGAAATATGTCATATTTGATAAAACAGGCACTCTAACTCAGGGGAAATCCAAGGTTACTGCTGCGAAGGTATTCACAGGAATGGATCGCGGAGAATTTCTTACATTGGTGGCTTCTGCTGAG gcTAGCAGTGAACACCCTCTGGGAAAAGCAATATTGCAATATGCCCGCCATTTTCATTTCTTTGATGAGTCTTCTCCTACCTGTGGTACCAAGAATGGTGCTGAGGAGTTCAAGACAGGGTGGCTTTATGATGTCTCAGACTTCTCTGCTCTTCCAGGACGGGGTATCCAGTGCTTTATAGATGGGAAGCGTATTTTG GTTGGTAACCGGAAGCTGCTGGAGGAAAATGGCATAGAGATTTCTACAGAAGTAGAAAATTTTGTTGTAGAGCTTGAAGAAAGTGCAAAGACAGGGATACTGGTAGCGTATGATGATGTATTAACTGGAGCCTTAGGGATTGCAGACCCACTCAAGAGAGAAGCTGCTGTTGTTATAGATGGCCTCCGGAAAATGGGAGTCATACCCGTTATGGTTACTGGAGATAACTGGAGAACAGCTCGAGCTGTTGCCAAGGAG GTTGGCATTGAAGATGTAAGGGCAGAGGTTATGCCTGCCGGAAAGGCTGAGGTTGTCCGTTCATTCCAAAAGGATGGAAGTATGGTTGCAATGGTGGGTGATGGAATCAATGACTCGCCAGCATTAGCTGCTGCAGATGTAGGTATGGCAATTGGGGCAGGGACAGATGTGGCAATAGAAGCTGCTAACTATGTGCTGATGAGAGATAACTTGGAAGATGTGATCACAGCCATTGACCTCTCCAAAAAGACCTTCTTTCGTATTCGATTGAATTATGTATTCGCAATGGCATACAATGTTGTTGCTATACCGGTTGCTGCCGGGGTTTTCTTTCCTTCCTTGAGGATCCAGCTCCCACCATGGGTTGCTGGTGCATGCATGGCTATGTCATCTGTCAGTGTCGTATGCTCTTCTTTGCTTTTGAGAAGATACAAAAAACCCAAACTTACTACAATACTTGAAATAGTTGTAAAGTAA